In Lagopus muta isolate bLagMut1 chromosome 20, bLagMut1 primary, whole genome shotgun sequence, the following proteins share a genomic window:
- the HASPIN gene encoding serine/threonine-protein kinase haspin produces the protein MPRMLRTYSRRGGYLRVLPQPDRWISPPQDRRRLFSSSSAASSALSSALSSAPSATSDDPDFSPPRKRRQKPLGERHARSRYLRSRRGAEKENLPPAALSSPSPSPPPPRRRRRRQGSPSAARRPLLCSTPHWAPPCGSARLSRRAAAPLPELSTSVEGGSVLHCSPELFSSHDASVGGALDSPGASRAGSERPSPRTRSGRDDGATGAPRAAAPSESSAPGLRSQTARRALRSSVREPLRGAAAAAPVDGEPQRGAAGSSGLRGDVKGDETTGSPGGRADAAERRLMPVVVLERRDELLRLSGRKAASPLGGRGAAKQRRKSAELIPGEGGTCRKACISGFSASRWGRQPRLRPRGYKNKWQQQAGASFGRAQLRRRGKKKGVQMSGGARDAECSFLDNSHRWGRFRASLSFHKKKKVITDDSSYASILCNPFVNPQLSGHQATLSSSKAESYALSASSVILLAPMSSSALEITLTDAEKVFRECQQEEPIAFEDCIPLDKMKNCKKIGEGVFGEVFQIDSERGPVALKIIPIEGTERVNGEAQKSFGEILPEIIISKELSLLSEESMNRTVGFISLYSVHCVQGAYPKYLLKAWDAYNKATGSENDRPDLFGEEQLFIVLEFEFGGSDLENMRKKLSSVASAKSILHQVTASLAVAEQELHFEHRDLHWGNVLVKKTDAKELSYVLNGTTCTIPTAGIHVNIIDYTLSRLEKDGLTVFCDLSTDEELFQGTGDYQFDIYRQMKAENSNGWTDYHPHSNVLWLHYLTDKLLKDVVYKKKESSSAMRKIKQQLTKFHKEVLTFGSASEVLGTSSLFQ, from the coding sequence aTGCCGCGGATGCTGCGCACGTACTCGCGGCGCGGCGGCTACCTCCGCGTTCTGCCGCAGCCCGACCGCTGGATTTCGCCCCCTCAGGACCGCAGACGGCTCTTCAGCTCCTCCTCAGCCGCCTCCAGCGCTCTCTCCAGCGCCCTCTCCAGCGCCCCCTCCGCCACCTCGGACGACCCCGACTTCTCGCCGCCGAGGAAGCGCCGCCAGAAGCCGTTGGGTGAGCGCCACGCCCGCTCCCGGTACCTGCGGAGCCGGCGCGGGGCGGAGAAGGAGAACCTGCCCCCGGCCGCCCTCAGCTCCCCGTcgccctccccgccgccgccccgccgccgccgccgccgccaggGGTCGCcctccgccgcccgccgcccgctgctctgcagcaccccGCACTGGGCGCCCCCCTGCGGCTCCGCTCGCCTttcccgccgcgccgccgcgccgctcccGGAGCTCAGCACCAGCGTGGAGGGCGGCTcggtgctgcactgcagcccgGAGCTCTTCTCGTCTCACGACGCCTCTGTCGGCGGCGCCCTCGACTCGCCGGGGGCATCGCGGGCCGGCTCGGAGCGGCCGTCGCCGCGCACGCGGAGCGGGAGGGACGACGGGGCAACGGGAGCGCCCCGAGCGGCAGCACCGAGCGAGAGCTCGGCGCCGGGGCTGCGCTCGCAAACGGCCCGCAGGGCTCTGAGGTCGTCCGTGCGGGAGCCTCTGCGCGGAGCCGCGGCAGCCGCTCCCGTCGACGGTGAACCGCAGCGCGGCGCCGCCGGCTCGTCAGGGCTCCGCGGCGATGTGAAGGGCGATGAGACGACGGGGAGCCCGGGCGGACGCGCGGACGCGGCCGAGCGGCGGCTGATGCCGGTAGTGGTTTTGGAGCGAAGGGACGAGCTGCTGCGGCTGAGCGGCCGGAAGGCGGCGTCCCCGCTGGGCGGCCGAGGAGCCGCGAAGCAGCGACGTAAAAGCGCCGAACTGATCCCCGGGGAGGGCGGCACCTGCAGGAAAGCCTGCATCAGCGGCTTCAGCGCCAGCCGCTGGGGGAGACAACCGCGGCTCCGTCCGCGTGGGTACAAAAAtaagtggcagcagcaggcggGAGCCTCCTTCGGGAGAGCGCAGTTGAGAcgaagaggaaagaagaagggTGTGCAGATGTCGGGAGGGGCGCGGGACGCTGAGTGCTCATTCCTCGATAACTCCCACCGCTGGGGTAGATTTCGAGCATCTCTGTCGTtccataagaaaaagaaagtgatcaCAGATGACAGTTCCTACGCCAGCATCCTTTGTAATCCCTTTGTGAATCCCCAGCTTTCTGGGCACCAAGCAACCCTGTCTTCTAGTAAGGCTGAGAGCTACGCCTTGTCTGCTTCCTCCGTGATCCTGCTGGCTCCCATGAGTTCTTCAGCCTTAGAGATCACGCTTACGGATGCAGAGAAGGTGTTTAGGGAGTGCCAGCAGGAGGAACCTATTGCTTTTGAGGATTGCATTCCCTTAGATAAGAtgaaaaactgcaagaaaatcGGAGAAGGGGTGTTTGGAGAGGTTTTCCAGATCGACAGTGAGAGAGGACCTGTGGCCTTAAAAATAATTCCCATTGAAGGAACTGAAAGGGTGAACGGTGAAGCTCAAAAGAGCTTCGGAGAGATCCTGcctgaaataataatttcaaaggAACTCAGTCTTCTGTCTGAAGAGTCCATGAATAGGACTGTAGGGTTCATCAGCTTGTACTCTGTGCACTGTGTTCAAGGGGCTTACCCTAAATACCTCCTAAAAGCCTGGGACGCATACAACAAGGCAACAGGATCCGAAAATGATCGGCCAGACCTGTTTGGAGAAGAGCAACTCTTCATTGTTCTGGAGTTTGAATTTGGAGGCAGTGATTTGgagaacatgagaaagaaaCTGAGTTCTGTGGCTTCAGCAAAAAGCATTCTGCACCAGGTGACTGCTTCGCTGGCTGTGGCAGAACAGGAACTGCACTTTGAGCACAGAGACTTGCACTGGGGGAACGTGCTGGTcaagaaaacagatgcaaagGAGCTTAGCTACGTGTTGAATGGGACTACGTGCACAATCCCCACAGCAGGGATCCATGTCAACATCATAGATTACACCTTATCTAGGCTGGAGAAAGATGGGTTAACTGTCTTCTGCGACCTTTCCACTGATGAAGAGCTGTTTCAAGGCACAGGGGACTACCAGTTTGATATCTACAGGCAAATGAAAGCGGAGAACTCCAACGGCTGGACTGACTATCATCCACACAGCAATGTCCTCTGGCTCCACTACTTGACAGATAAACTTTTGAAGGATGTAGTGTACAAGAAAAAGGAATCATCTTCTGccatgagaaaaataaagcagcagctcacaAAGTTCCATAAAGAAGTACTGACTTTTGGGTCTGCCAGTGAAGTTTTAGGCACCAGCAGCCTCTTCCAATGA